TCACCTTTGACGAGCAGTTCGCCGTCGAGGACTGCGTGATGGTGGAAGGCTTGGGCTATGTCGGGGAAGCTGCCCGTGATGTCATCGCCGGCGCGACTGTAGAGACGGGTTTCCTCTCCCGTGCCGACGATCTGGATGCGGATGCCGTCCCATTTCCACTCCGCCGCATAGTCGCCCAAATCGACACTTTCGGCTTCGAGCGGATGGGCGAGCATGAAGGGGCGGAAAAAGGGTGTGCCTGCGGGGTCGGGGCGGGGGGCCTTGCCCTGCGCCCAGGCGAAGAGGGCGGCATAGGGTGGGGCGAGGGCGTGCCAGCATTCCTCCACATCGTCGACATCCAGCCCGAAAGCTTGCGCGAATCCGGTTTTCGCGAGGCGGGCGGAAATGCCTACGCGCAGGCCGCCCGTGGCAAGCTTGAGCAGTGCGAAGCGGCCGGAGGCATCGAGATGATCCATCATTTGCGCGAGGATCGCGGGGGCAGTGGCTCGGCTGGTGGCGTGGAGCCGGTCGACAATGGCAGAAAGGGTTAGGGAGCCATCGTCCAGTTCTTCGCTCTGGTCTGCGGGTCCTGGCCAGAGCAGGGCCACTGTTTCGGCGAGGTCGCCCACATAGTCGCGGCTCATTTCGAACAGGACCGGATCGGTTCGGCTGCGCGCCATTTCCGCTATGGTGGAGGCCTTGACGGCTTTGAGATCGAGATTGCCGGTGAGGGCTGCCAGCGCCCAGCCTCGATCCGGGTCGGGGGCGGTGCGCATATAGCTGGCAATGAGGTCCAGCTTGCCATTGCGGGAACGGGTGTAGACCAGGCCATCGAGGAGTTGGGAAAAGGCGCGCATCAACCTTCATCCTCATCTTCGCGGCCGATAAGAGCGAGGGCGCGGGCGCGGAACTGGTGGGTCATGCACCAGTGGAGCAGGGCTTCCTCGCGGCCGTGGGTGATCCATGTTTCGGAAGGCGCAACTTCGCGGATGGTGTCGGTGAGTTCGTCCCAGTCGGCATGGTCGGAGATGACGAGCGGCAGTTCGACATTGCGCTGGCGGGCACGCTGGCGAACGCGCATCCAGCCTGACGCCATGGCGGTGATCGGATCGGGAAGGCGGCGGCTCCAACGGTCGTTGAGGGCAGAGGGCGGCGCGACGATGATGCGACCGCGCATGTCATTTGCGGCGATGCCGGTCGCTGGACGAAGGTCGCCCATATCGACACCGAACTGCTCGTAGAGCGCACACATTCTTTCCAGCGCGCCGTGGATATAGATGGGGTTTTTATGCCCTCTCGCGCGGAGTTCGCAGATGAGGCGTTGCGCCTTGCCCAAAGCATAGGCCCCGACAAGGACGCAGCGATCGGGATTGGCGTGCAGGACCGTGAGGAGTCGATCGACTTCGCTGCCCGTGTCCGGGTGGCGGAACACGGGCAGGCCGAAGGTCGCTTCAGTGACGAAGATGTCGCAAGGGACCGGCTCGAAGGCTCTGCAGGTGGGATCGGGGCGCCGCTTATAATCTCCGGTCACAACGACGCGCTCGCCTGCATGAGAGAGGACGATCTGGGCCGAGCCCAGGACATGGCCAGCGGGCACGTAGCGGATAGTGACGCCGTTCATGCGGATTTCCTCGCCATAGGGAACGGCTGTGCCCGACGCCGTGCCGTAGCGCAGGGCCATGATGGCAAGTGTTTCCTGCGTGGCCCAGACATGGCCATGCCCGCCCCGCGCATGATCGGCATGGCCATGGGTGACGAGGGCACGTTCCTGAGGCGTGGAAGGATCGATCCAGGCGTCGGCGGGGCGGATGTAGATGCCGGTCGGGTGAGGTTCGATCCAGTGGGCCATGGCGCAATAGCAAAGTGGTTGATGTGCTTTGGTTCCGCAAGGGACCTTCACATTGCCGTAACCTCATCGTCACGCAGCCGACATGCCATTGCCCTAGGAGCCGCCGAACGACCCGGCAGCGAGGAGGCGCGGCACATGGCATCTACGGCTCACCAGAATGTTACCCGCGCGGTACATCGGCATCGGCACCTTTCCAAACAGGGTTTGCTGGAACGTGCCTTTACCTTCGCGTTTCGGGGGCTGGTTTACGCGCAGATCTGGGAAGACCCGGAAGTCGATATGGAAGCGCTGGCGATCACGCCGGACAGCCATGTCGTCACCATCGCTTCGGGCGGCTGCAATGTCCTGAGTTATCTGACCGCCAATCCGGCGAAGATCACGGCGGTTGACCTCAATACCGCGCATATCGCGCTCAATCGCCTGAAGCTGGCCGCCGCACAGGCATTGCCGGATCATGAGGCGTTCCATCGCTTCTTCGCCAAGGCGGATTGCAAGGAGAATGTGGCGGCCTATCGCAGCTTCGTCGCGCCGCATCTGGACGATGCCACCCGGCGCTATTGGGAAGGGCGGGACTTCATCGGGCGGCGGCGCATCGGCGGCTTTGCGCGCGGGATTTACAAGCATGGCCTGCTGGGCCGCTTTATCGGTGCGGCGCATTTGCTGGCCCGCTTGCACGGCGTCAATCCGCGTCGGATGCTGGACGCGCAATCGCGTGAGGAGCAGCGGGCCATTTTCGAGCAGGAACTGGCTCCGGTGTTCGAGAGCGCCTTCATGCGCTGGCTGACGAGCCAGCCGGCTTCGCTTTTCGGGCTGGGTATCCCGCCCGCGCAATATGAAGCGCTGGCTGGCGATGACCGGATGGACAGCGTGCTGAAGGCGCGGTTGGAAAAGCTCGCCTGCGACTTCGATCTCAAGGACAATTATTTCGCTGTGCAGGCGTTCGGTCGTGGCTATGCCGGCGGCGAAGGGCCGTTGCCGCCCTATTTGCAGGCCGCAAACCATCAGGCTGTAGTGGAGCGCGCCCGGCGAGTGGACGTTCGCCATGTGAACTTCACGGATTTTCTGGCGTCGCAGGAGGCCGGATCGGCGGATCGCTATATATTGCTGGATGCGCAGGATTGGATGGACGACGCGCAGCTGAATGCGCTGTGGGCGCAGATCACGCGTACGGCCAAGCCGGGCGCGCGGGTATTGTTCCGCACTGCAGGCGAGCCGAGTATCCTTCCCGGTCGCGTCGTCGATGCGGTGTTGTCGCGGTGGGATTATCGGGCGGAAGAATCGCTGGATTACACGGCGCGGGATCGGTCGGCCATTTATGGCGGCGTCCATCTCTATGTGTTGAAGGACGCCTGATGAGCGCCGGGCATGATGGGCTGATGGACAGCGTCTATCGGCACCAGAGGCACATATACGATCTGTCGCGGAAATATTATCTGCTGGGGCGGGATGGGCTGATCGCGGATCTCGCTCCCCCCAAAGGTGGCGCCGTGCTGGAAATCGGCTGCGGGACCGGCCGGAACCTTATTGCCGTGGGCCGGGCCTGGCCGGAGGCGCGGCTCTATGGCGTCGATATTTCCGAAGCGATGCTGGAAACGGCGCGCAAGGCCGTGGCGAAGGCAGGCATGGCGGATCGCGTGGTGTTGGCGCAGGGCGATGCCTGCGCGTTCGACGCCCAGGCGCTCTTTGGACGGGCCGATTTCGAGCGGGTATTCATCAGCTACGCGCTGTCGATGATCCCCGATTGGCAAGGCGCTCTTCGGCAGGCTGCATGCAGTGTTGCTGCCGGAGGCAAGCTGGAAGTCGTGGACTTCGGCCAGCAGGACAATTTACCCGGCGTCTGGAAGCGGGCGTTGTTCGGATGGCTGGCGCGCTTTCATGTATCGCCGCGCGCCGAACTCGCACAGGCGATCAACAGATTGGCGGCCGATATGGGCGGTTTTCCCCACAGCCGGAGCCTGTATCGCGGCTATGCGGTCAGGGGTGGATTGATCCGGGTTTGACCACCGATCAACGGAGGCGGGACACGGACCGCCTCCTCCCAATTTTCATGCCGCCTTTTTCAGTTCCAGTTCCAGCCGGTCCCAGATTTCGACCAGCGCCTCGACCAGTTCCTTCATCATCTCTTCGCTATGCGCCGGGCCGGGCGTGAAGCGCAGGCGCTCCGTCCCGCGCGGGACGGTCGGGTAGTTAATCGGCTGCACATAGGCGCCATATTCGGCAAGCAATATATCGCTGATCCGCTTGGCCTTGACCGGATCACCGACCATCAGCGGAACGATGTGCGTCACCGACGGCATGACCGGCAGCCCTGATTCCGCCATCAGGCGCTTGAGGGTCCCGGCGGCGGCCTGCTGACCCTCGCGTTCCTCGTTCGACTGTTTCAGGTGGCGGACGCTGGCGAGAACACCCGCGACCAGCACCGGCGACAGCGAAGTCGTGAAGATGAAGCCCGGCGCATAGCTGCGGATCACGTCCACGATCATCTGATCAGCGGCGATATAGCCACCCATGACACCGAACGCCTTACCCAGCGTGCCTTCGATGATGGTCAGGCGATGGGCAACCTCATCCCGTTCGGAAATGCCGCCGCCATGGGCGCCGTACATGCCGACGGCATGAACTTCGTCAAGATAGGTCAGCGCGTTGAATTCATCGGCCAGATCGCAGATCGCAGCGATGGGGGCGATGTCTCCGTCCATGGAATAGACGCTTTCAAAGGCGATCAGCTTGGGCACTTCGGGGTCTTCGGCAGCGAGCAGTTCGCGCAGATGATCGACATCATTGTGACGGAAGACGCGCTTTTCGCAGCCCGAATTGCGGATGCCCGCGATCATCGATGCGTGGTTGAGCTCGTCCGAAAAGATGATGCAGCCGGGCAGTATCTTCGCCAGCGTGGAAAGCGTCGCTTCGTTCGAGACATAGCCCGAAGTGAACAGCAAAGCCGCTTCCTTGCCATGCAGGTCGGCGAGTTCGCTCTCCAGATCGACGTGATAATGGGTGTTGCCGCCAATATTGCGCGTGCCGCCCGATCCTGCGCCGACGTCGTGCAGCGCTTCTTCCATCGCGGCGACGACCTTGGGATGCTGGCCCATGGCGAGATAGTCGTTGGAACACCAGACGGTGATCGGTTTCGGTCCGTTATGGCCGTGAAAACAGCGGGCGTTGGGGAAGGCACCCTTGTTGCGCAAAATATCGATGAATACGCGATAACGGCCCTCGCTATGAAGCCGGTCGATCGCCTGCGTGAAGATGTGCTTGTAGTTCACTTAAGCCCTATCCCTCATTCCCGCATCCCCTCATTAAGAGGGGCATTTACCTTCAGCCGGGTCCCATTACCAGTGATAACCGTTCGCAGCCTTAGGGAGAATTCCCTATCATAGTGATAGAAAGACTTGCGATTGGACCAAAGGTCCACCCCCCTCAAAGCGCCTCAATCCGGTGCAATCCATAGCTGACAAGCGCAGGACGAAGCGCATCGACGCTGTCGTCCAGCCGGGTGAAGACGGCGGTTCCGGGCGGTGGGGCGCTGGGCCAGTCCTGCCCATGGGTCAAATAGGCGATGCGGCGGGCGATTCCTTCACCACCATGCACGAATCGAAGCGGGCGGGGTGAGGCGACGGCGAGTTCTTCTTCAACCAGCGGGAAATGCGTGCAGGCAAGCGCCACCACGTCCATCCGGTCGCCGCCGGGCTGGTCGAACAGGCCTGCAAGCGCGTCGCGGGCTATGGCGGGGTCGAGCGATTGGCCGCGCAGCTTGGCTTCGGCCAGCTGGACAAGCGCAGCCGATCCATGGCGCAGTACGATACAGTCCGAACCGAACTCGGCGGCTAATCGGTCCACATAAGGCTGGCGGACGGTCGCGTCCGTACCGAGGACACCAAAGACCCGGCTTTGCGAGAGCAGGGCGGCCGGCTTTATCGCCGGGACGGTTCCCACGACCGGAATGTCGAGCGCGGCGCGAACGGCGGACAAGGCTATGGTCGAAGCGGTGTTGCAGGCGATAACGGCCAGGCGCGGGCGGTAGCGCTCGACCAGCCGGCCCAGCAACGCCGGCACGCGGGCGGCGATTTCGGTTTCGCTTTTCGTGCCATAGGGGAAACCTGCGCTATCGGCGGCATAGACGATGGGTGCGTTGGGCAGAATCGCCCGCGCGGGGCCAAGGATCGAAAGCCCGCCGACGCCGGAATCGAAGAACAGGAGGGGGGCATTGGGTGCGATCGTCATAGATGGTCACATCTCAAGGGATCGATGCACGCTGTCAACATCAGGAGCGATCGCCCCAGCGCCATCGCCAGCCGCCTTCCGTTTTCAAGGCGCAGATGATGCAGAGGATGCCGATCGCCAATCCTGTGCAAAGGATAAGGGCAATGCCAGTCAATGCGATCTGGACCAGCAGGACGACGCCAATGAAAGTCAGCAGAACCAGCCAGCCCTGCCATGTGACGGGCAGGCCCGATCCATAGCCGTAGCGCTTTGGCGCGAACCAGGCTTTTGAGGGATGTTCGGTCATGGCGAAGAACGCTCCTTGGTGCGATGGATAGCATGGAGGGCAGGACAGGCCCAGTCTTCGCAACGGAAATGCCCGGCGCAAGCTTTTCCGACACCTTCGCCATTGCCCGCTCCGCCGGGGACGCTATGGTCGCGCCGCAACAATTTCGGCGAAACAATGACTCCTCCCTGGCTATTACCCGCTTTCGTCCTGCTGATCGGCTATCTGCTGGGCTCGATTCCCTTCGGGTTGCTGCTGACGCGCTTCACCGGGGCGGGCGATCTGCGCAAGATCGGTTCGGGCAATATCGGCGCGACCAATGTGCTGCGCACCGGGCGCAAGGGGCTGGCGGCGGCGACCCTGCTGCTCGATCTGGCGAAGGGCGCAGGGGCGGTCCTGATCGGTACGGCGCTGGTCGATGGCGGCGGGCCGATGGCGGGGGCGATGGCCTTTATCGGACATTGCTACCCCATCTGGCTGCGCTTTGCCGGGGGCAAGGGCGTGGCGACGATGATGGGCGTGGTGACGGCGCTTTATTGGCCGGCCGGGATCGTCTTTGCGGTCGTTTGGCTGGCTGCGCTGTTCGGGACGAAATGGTCGTCGGTCGGCGGCATGTCGGCGGCGGTGAGCGCACCTGTTGCGATGTGGTGTTTCGGGCGGCTTGATCTGGTGCCGGTGGCCTTGGCTCTGGCGCTGATCGTTCTGTGGCGGCACCGGGAGAATATCGCCCGGCTCGCCAAGGGGATCGAGCCCAAAGTCGGCGCCTCCAGGAAAGCCGCGTCGGACGAATGAGCGAGCAGGAGCGGTTCAACCGCCTGCGCCTGATCCGTTCGCCGCGCATCGGGCCGGTCACATTCCGGCAATTGATGGCGCGTTTCGGTACGGCGGGCGAAGCCCTGCGGGCGGTGCCGGATCTGGCGGCGCGGGGCGGCGGCAAGGGTAGCGTCATCGATGCGGCGCTGGTCGAGCGGAAATCGCGCGCAGCAAGGCGCTGGGCGCGCGCTATCTGTTGATGGGGGATGCGGATTATCCTTTTCTGCTGGATCAGATGGAGGGCGCACCGCCCGCGCTGATCTTTCGCGGCGATGTGACGCTGGCGGCGCGGGAATGCGTTGCGATGGTCGGGGCGCGCAACGCTTCGGCAGCGGCCTGCCGCTTTGCCCGGACATTGGCGCAGGATTTGGGACAGCGCGGCGTCGTCGTGGTGTCCGGGTTGGCGCGGGGGATCGACACGGCCGCGCATCAGGGATCGATCGGGAGCGGGACCATTGCTGTGATCGCCTGCGGGATCGACATTGCCTTTCCGCCGGAAAATGAGGCCTTGCAGGAGCAATTGGCGGAGCAGGGGCTATTGGTGACGGAGCATCCGCCCGGAACCCAGCCGCTCGCCCGGCAATTTCCTGCGCGGAACCGGATCATCGCCGGACTGGCGCGGGGCACCGTGGTCGTGGAGGCGGCGCCAAAGTCTGGATCGCTGATCACCGCGCGTTTGGCCGGGGAAGCAGGGCGCGAGGTCATGGCCGTGCCGGGATCGCCGCTCGACCCTCGTGCGCAGGGATGCAACCAACTCATTCGCGAGGGGGCGGTGCTGGTTCAGAATGCGGCCGATGTAATCGAGGCGATCGGAACCATCGACGCGCGAATGGTGCGGCAGGGCAGGTCCGATTTCGCAGGGGAGCCGATGCAATCGGACGTCACCGA
This region of Sphingobium sp. EM0848 genomic DNA includes:
- a CDS encoding cisplatin damage response ATP-dependent DNA ligase, producing MRAFSQLLDGLVYTRSRNGKLDLIASYMRTAPDPDRGWALAALTGNLDLKAVKASTIAEMARSRTDPVLFEMSRDYVGDLAETVALLWPGPADQSEELDDGSLTLSAIVDRLHATSRATAPAILAQMMDHLDASGRFALLKLATGGLRVGISARLAKTGFAQAFGLDVDDVEECWHALAPPYAALFAWAQGKAPRPDPAGTPFFRPFMLAHPLEAESVDLGDYAAEWKWDGIRIQIVGTGEETRLYSRAGDDITGSFPDIAQAFHHHAVLDGELLVKGEFQGGEAASFNALQQRLGRKAVTARMMDDYPAFVRLYDILLDADEDLRSLPWAERRVRLETIVPTLDAHRFDISALIEASDFEALADLRAGARDAAIEGVMLKRRDSPYVAGRKAALWYKWKRDPLTADCVMMYAQRGHGKRSSFYSDYTFGCWTEEGELLPVGKAYSGFTDEELKWLDRFVRGNTINRFGPVREVEKSLVLEVAFDSIHESRRHKSGLAMRFPRIARIRRDKPAHEADTVEGLKRLVS
- a CDS encoding ligase-associated DNA damage response exonuclease; translated protein: MAHWIEPHPTGIYIRPADAWIDPSTPQERALVTHGHADHARGGHGHVWATQETLAIMALRYGTASGTAVPYGEEIRMNGVTIRYVPAGHVLGSAQIVLSHAGERVVVTGDYKRRPDPTCRAFEPVPCDIFVTEATFGLPVFRHPDTGSEVDRLLTVLHANPDRCVLVGAYALGKAQRLICELRARGHKNPIYIHGALERMCALYEQFGVDMGDLRPATGIAANDMRGRIIVAPPSALNDRWSRRLPDPITAMASGWMRVRQRARQRNVELPLVISDHADWDELTDTIREVAPSETWITHGREEALLHWCMTHQFRARALALIGREDEDEG
- a CDS encoding DUF3419 family protein, whose amino-acid sequence is MASTAHQNVTRAVHRHRHLSKQGLLERAFTFAFRGLVYAQIWEDPEVDMEALAITPDSHVVTIASGGCNVLSYLTANPAKITAVDLNTAHIALNRLKLAAAQALPDHEAFHRFFAKADCKENVAAYRSFVAPHLDDATRRYWEGRDFIGRRRIGGFARGIYKHGLLGRFIGAAHLLARLHGVNPRRMLDAQSREEQRAIFEQELAPVFESAFMRWLTSQPASLFGLGIPPAQYEALAGDDRMDSVLKARLEKLACDFDLKDNYFAVQAFGRGYAGGEGPLPPYLQAANHQAVVERARRVDVRHVNFTDFLASQEAGSADRYILLDAQDWMDDAQLNALWAQITRTAKPGARVLFRTAGEPSILPGRVVDAVLSRWDYRAEESLDYTARDRSAIYGGVHLYVLKDA
- a CDS encoding class I SAM-dependent methyltransferase, giving the protein MSAGHDGLMDSVYRHQRHIYDLSRKYYLLGRDGLIADLAPPKGGAVLEIGCGTGRNLIAVGRAWPEARLYGVDISEAMLETARKAVAKAGMADRVVLAQGDACAFDAQALFGRADFERVFISYALSMIPDWQGALRQAACSVAAGGKLEVVDFGQQDNLPGVWKRALFGWLARFHVSPRAELAQAINRLAADMGGFPHSRSLYRGYAVRGGLIRV
- the hemA gene encoding 5-aminolevulinate synthase — protein: MNYKHIFTQAIDRLHSEGRYRVFIDILRNKGAFPNARCFHGHNGPKPITVWCSNDYLAMGQHPKVVAAMEEALHDVGAGSGGTRNIGGNTHYHVDLESELADLHGKEAALLFTSGYVSNEATLSTLAKILPGCIIFSDELNHASMIAGIRNSGCEKRVFRHNDVDHLRELLAAEDPEVPKLIAFESVYSMDGDIAPIAAICDLADEFNALTYLDEVHAVGMYGAHGGGISERDEVAHRLTIIEGTLGKAFGVMGGYIAADQMIVDVIRSYAPGFIFTTSLSPVLVAGVLASVRHLKQSNEEREGQQAAAGTLKRLMAESGLPVMPSVTHIVPLMVGDPVKAKRISDILLAEYGAYVQPINYPTVPRGTERLRFTPGPAHSEEMMKELVEALVEIWDRLELELKKAA
- the murI gene encoding glutamate racemase; the protein is MTIAPNAPLLFFDSGVGGLSILGPARAILPNAPIVYAADSAGFPYGTKSETEIAARVPALLGRLVERYRPRLAVIACNTASTIALSAVRAALDIPVVGTVPAIKPAALLSQSRVFGVLGTDATVRQPYVDRLAAEFGSDCIVLRHGSAALVQLAEAKLRGQSLDPAIARDALAGLFDQPGGDRMDVVALACTHFPLVEEELAVASPRPLRFVHGGEGIARRIAYLTHGQDWPSAPPPGTAVFTRLDDSVDALRPALVSYGLHRIEAL
- the plsY gene encoding glycerol-3-phosphate 1-O-acyltransferase PlsY, with product MTPPWLLPAFVLLIGYLLGSIPFGLLLTRFTGAGDLRKIGSGNIGATNVLRTGRKGLAAATLLLDLAKGAGAVLIGTALVDGGGPMAGAMAFIGHCYPIWLRFAGGKGVATMMGVVTALYWPAGIVFAVVWLAALFGTKWSSVGGMSAAVSAPVAMWCFGRLDLVPVALALALIVLWRHRENIARLAKGIEPKVGASRKAASDE